One genomic region from Conexibacter woesei DSM 14684 encodes:
- the ftsR gene encoding transcriptional regulator FtsR has protein sequence MAASEIPQPVEPAAAADGPDPTAPAVEEPAAKPARQKALTIGAVCKALKQEFPDISISKIRYLEDQKLLTPRRTQGGYRVYTQSDVQRLRTILRLQRDEFLPLRVIRQELAGGRSDSDVAPGPARPDVRHLRRAAVAVRGPGATYSLDDVVEETGADPKLVLELEDFGVIRGEQRAGVRYYDETDREIVRAVTELARYGVAGRNLRVFRTSADRESALLQQILAPALRSRNPERRREAVETLENLAAVATYLKHLLLIRDLRRISG, from the coding sequence ATGGCTGCCTCCGAGATCCCCCAACCCGTCGAGCCCGCCGCGGCCGCCGACGGGCCCGACCCGACCGCGCCGGCGGTCGAGGAGCCGGCGGCCAAGCCTGCGCGCCAGAAGGCGCTGACGATCGGCGCGGTCTGCAAGGCGTTGAAGCAGGAGTTCCCGGACATCTCGATCTCCAAGATCCGCTACCTGGAGGATCAGAAGCTGCTGACGCCGCGGCGGACGCAGGGCGGCTACCGCGTCTACACGCAGTCGGACGTGCAGCGCCTGCGGACGATCCTGCGGCTCCAGCGCGACGAGTTCCTGCCGCTCAGAGTGATCCGCCAGGAGCTTGCCGGCGGGCGCTCCGACAGCGACGTCGCGCCTGGTCCGGCGAGACCCGACGTGCGCCACCTGCGCCGCGCGGCGGTCGCCGTCAGAGGGCCGGGGGCGACGTACTCGCTCGACGACGTCGTCGAGGAGACGGGCGCCGATCCGAAGCTCGTGCTGGAGCTGGAGGACTTCGGCGTGATCCGCGGCGAGCAGCGCGCCGGCGTGCGCTACTACGACGAGACCGATCGCGAGATCGTCCGCGCCGTCACCGAGCTGGCGAGGTACGGCGTCGCCGGCCGCAACCTGCGCGTCTTCCGCACGTCCGCCGACCGCGAGTCGGCGCTGTTGCAGCAGATCCTCGCCCCGGCGCTGCGGTCGCGGAATCCGGAGCGACGCAGAGAGGCCGTCGAGACGCTGGAGAACCTCGCCGCCGTGGCGACGTACCTCAAGCATCTGCTGCTGATCCGCGACCTCCGCAGAATCTCCGGATAG